In Microbulbifer elongatus, the DNA window CTGGCAATTTGACGGGGAATTTCCACCCGAGAAAAAACTGATGGTGGCGCTGGCCCCGCATACCTCCAACTGGGACTTTGTGGTGGCAATGCCATTCATCATGGCACTGAAATTGAAAGCTTCCTGGCTGATGAAGAAAGAAGCCTTTTTCTTCCCCTTCAAAGGCTTATTTATGTGGCTGGGTGGGATCCCCACCGACCGTCGTGCGGCGGGCGGCATGGCCAAGCAGGTAGCCAGCCAGTTCAAACACCACGATAAAATGTGGGTTGCCATTACTCCGGAGGGGACGCGGAAGAAAGCCACCAAGTGGAAGAACGGCTTTTTACGGATTGCCCATGCGGCCAATGTACCGGTATTGCTGGTGGCCTGGGATTTCCCCACCAAGCGAATCTGTGTAGATTCACTCTACCGCACCACGGGCAACCTGGACGAAGATATGCGTGAAATCCAGCGCCGTTTCAGCAAGTACCGTGGGCGCAATCCCGAGAACCAGACCGATTTTGTGGATGCGGACTGACTGTCGCTCGGGTGGTCATCCGCTAGCTGATGGAGGTATCACCTGTGACAATCGTCATAACGCTGTGTATTTCATTTGTCGTCTTTGCGCTGATTATCTGGGGGCTGATGCATATGCGCACCCCCCGGTTCAGAATGGAGCGCACACAGTTTCGGCAGG includes these proteins:
- a CDS encoding lysophospholipid acyltransferase family protein, which produces MTAVKKTTIPAQLPEEMPRTGNWFTQAIGLLIVKMLGWQFDGEFPPEKKLMVALAPHTSNWDFVVAMPFIMALKLKASWLMKKEAFFFPFKGLFMWLGGIPTDRRAAGGMAKQVASQFKHHDKMWVAITPEGTRKKATKWKNGFLRIAHAANVPVLLVAWDFPTKRICVDSLYRTTGNLDEDMREIQRRFSKYRGRNPENQTDFVDAD